The following coding sequences lie in one Funiculus sociatus GB2-C1 genomic window:
- a CDS encoding IS1 family transposase (programmed frameshift) yields MQCPQCHSTQTAKNGQRRGRQCYKCKQCGRQFLESYRPWRYSNEVKQLCIKMYLNGMGLRGSERVTEIHHTTVMHWIREAGHRLDDAPEAEEIPEVTDLDELQTFVGSKRNKLWIWTAVNHKQAGILAWVIGDRSGETFKRLWSIVKCWQCFFYVTDGWKVYPMFTSQGDQIVSKTYMTRVEGENTRLRHYLARLHRKSWCYSKSVDMLKCSLRLLLHYLKDGTVPLPT; encoded by the exons CAACTCAAACAGCTAAAAATGGTCAGCGTCGAGGAAGACAATGCTACAAGTGCAAGCAGTGCGGTCGTCAGTTCCTCGAATCCTACCGTCCTTGGCGCTACTCGAATGAAGTCAAGCAATTGTGCATCAAGATGTATCTTAACGGCATGGGGCTGCGGGGGAGCGAACGAGTCACTGAGATCCACCACACAACTGTGATGCACTGGATTCGAGAAGCAGGACATCGACTGGATGATGCTCCAGAGGCTGAAGAGATCCCAGAGGTCACGGACTTGGATGAACTGCAAACTTTTGTCGGCAGCAAACGCAACAAGCTGTGGATTTGGACAGCCGTCAATCACAAGCAAGCGGGAATTTTGGCTTGGGTGATCGGTGATCGCAGTGGGGAAACCTTCAAGCGTTTGTGGTCAATTGTCAAATGCTGGCAATGCTTCTTCTATGTCACCGATGGATGGAAGGTGTACCCGATGTTCACC TCGCAGGGTGACCAGATTGTGAGCAAGACCTATATGACTCGTGTTGAGGGAGAGAATACTCGGTTACGGCACTACTTGGCACGGTTGCATCGCAAGAGCTGGTGCTACTCCAAGTCGGTTGATATGTTGAAGTGTTCGCTGCGCTTGCTGCTTCACTACTTGAAGGATGGGACAGTGCCTCTGCCAACTTAG
- a CDS encoding ATP-binding protein encodes MSSLNNQADSGSQKISQQAFPRLGKFNFSKAFWLRLPRKQHRYKQRWQPRDLIVMSILAGSTLGVSAIAVVSYQVVRGLILANLQQQALLEVQQGRDEIDQWLSNRKTEVEMLANSPLVRSMDWSVAQPYLKSELQRFKEIHQLTIVNSEGWGANTSVGPHRKNLKDREWFINAMAGQVSAANPVVSRTTGLLQINISAPIMRVPGTQVLGAMGGAIKVDRVIQVVSRLQEGVGSYAFALNSQGVAIAHPDPKMIGSAERQAPSFLESSNPALAAIAQEMVAKQAGIKLIRVNGTWNYVAYVPLKEADWSIALVIPRQNIESHLSALNLLATVLGGLLLIALIGAWRQVQLFEQTRTRAEQEALLNRLVRRIRESLELQTIVQTTVTELATLTQLDRVLFGWYDPQSQTLELVGDSHAQTLTIQPRKFQSNSSIDIAACLQQTEALQLLFVDAELEPTPLELKAHAYLALPIPLLDGGCGYLIGLHAHYLSQLDRELLKAVVDQLAVAITQAQLYNQTQQQITLLNQTLTKLNHTQLQLVQSEKMSSLGQMVAGIAHEINNPVNFIYGNLTHASSYIQDLLELIELYQELYPQPTPQIQDKAEDMELEFLKEDLSKLLASMQVGAQRIRDIVQSLRVFSRLDESEVKDVDIHQGIDSTLMLLQNRLKAKPDHPAIEVVKEYGQLPKIECHAGQLNQVFMNLLTNAIDAIEEFNAKLSYKDRQANPSRITIRTQVLTSKQIAIRIADSGAGIAEDIQQRLFDPFFTTKAVGKGTGMGLAISYQIVTETHRGQLRCISAPGQGAEFAIEIPIQKSH; translated from the coding sequence ATGTCCTCTCTAAACAATCAGGCTGACTCAGGTAGCCAAAAAATTAGCCAGCAAGCATTTCCCAGATTGGGAAAATTCAATTTTTCTAAAGCGTTTTGGCTAAGGCTGCCAAGAAAGCAGCATCGCTACAAGCAAAGATGGCAACCTCGTGACCTGATTGTTATGTCGATACTGGCAGGGTCAACGTTGGGGGTGAGTGCGATCGCTGTAGTCAGCTATCAGGTTGTGCGGGGACTGATTCTTGCGAACCTCCAGCAACAAGCCTTACTAGAAGTCCAGCAGGGACGGGATGAGATTGACCAGTGGCTATCTAATCGGAAGACTGAAGTAGAGATGCTGGCGAACAGTCCCCTCGTGCGCTCGATGGATTGGTCAGTCGCCCAGCCTTATTTAAAGTCAGAATTGCAACGGTTTAAAGAAATTCACCAGCTGACAATTGTCAACTCTGAGGGGTGGGGTGCTAATACCAGCGTCGGACCTCATCGCAAAAATCTTAAAGACCGTGAATGGTTTATCAACGCAATGGCAGGGCAAGTCAGTGCAGCGAATCCCGTGGTCAGTCGTACCACCGGACTCCTACAAATCAATATCAGCGCTCCAATTATGCGGGTTCCAGGTACTCAAGTGCTGGGAGCAATGGGTGGAGCGATCAAAGTTGACCGAGTGATTCAGGTCGTGAGCAGGCTCCAGGAGGGAGTCGGCAGCTATGCGTTTGCACTCAACTCGCAAGGAGTAGCGATCGCCCATCCTGACCCCAAGATGATTGGCTCCGCAGAGCGTCAGGCACCCAGCTTCCTAGAATCTTCCAATCCGGCTCTGGCAGCGATCGCCCAGGAAATGGTTGCCAAACAAGCGGGGATTAAACTAATACGAGTCAATGGCACCTGGAACTACGTTGCCTACGTGCCTCTCAAAGAAGCGGATTGGTCAATTGCGCTGGTTATTCCTCGCCAGAACATCGAATCTCACTTAAGCGCACTTAACCTTTTGGCGACCGTTTTAGGCGGATTGTTGCTGATTGCCTTGATTGGTGCATGGCGACAGGTGCAGCTGTTTGAGCAAACCCGCACTCGTGCCGAGCAGGAAGCTCTACTGAACCGTTTAGTGCGTCGCATCCGAGAATCTTTAGAGCTACAAACCATTGTTCAGACGACGGTAACAGAACTGGCAACCTTAACACAGCTCGATAGAGTGCTGTTTGGCTGGTACGATCCCCAATCCCAAACCCTTGAGCTGGTTGGCGACTCTCACGCCCAAACATTGACAATTCAGCCAAGAAAGTTTCAGTCCAATTCATCTATAGACATAGCAGCCTGTTTACAGCAGACAGAGGCACTTCAGCTGTTGTTTGTTGATGCTGAGTTAGAGCCAACACCTCTGGAGTTAAAAGCTCATGCCTACCTTGCACTCCCTATCCCGCTTCTAGATGGCGGCTGCGGCTATCTCATTGGTTTGCACGCTCATTACTTGAGTCAACTAGATCGGGAATTACTCAAAGCGGTGGTAGATCAGCTAGCAGTTGCCATTACTCAGGCTCAACTGTATAACCAGACGCAACAACAGATTACACTGCTCAACCAAACGCTGACCAAACTTAACCACACCCAACTCCAGCTAGTACAGAGTGAGAAAATGTCTAGTTTGGGTCAGATGGTTGCAGGCATTGCCCACGAAATCAATAATCCAGTCAACTTCATCTACGGCAATCTCACTCATGCCAGCTCTTACATCCAAGATTTACTAGAGTTGATTGAGCTGTACCAAGAGCTGTATCCTCAGCCCACGCCACAGATTCAAGACAAAGCAGAGGACATGGAACTGGAATTTCTCAAGGAAGATTTATCCAAACTCCTTGCCTCGATGCAAGTCGGCGCTCAGCGCATTCGTGATATTGTTCAGTCGCTGCGCGTGTTCTCCCGTTTAGATGAATCAGAAGTCAAGGATGTGGATATTCACCAAGGCATTGATAGCACGCTGATGCTCCTCCAAAACCGTCTCAAGGCGAAGCCAGATCATCCAGCCATTGAAGTTGTCAAAGAGTATGGTCAATTACCCAAAATTGAGTGCCATGCCGGACAACTCAACCAGGTATTTATGAATCTCCTCACCAATGCCATTGATGCTATAGAGGAGTTCAACGCCAAGCTTAGCTACAAAGATAGGCAAGCCAACCCCAGTCGAATTACAATTCGCACACAAGTTTTGACATCTAAACAAATTGCCATTCGCATTGCAGATAGTGGAGCGGGTATTGCTGAAGATATTCAGCAACGCTTATTTGACCCCTTCTTTACCACCAAGGCGGTTGGTAAGGGAACCGGGATGGGATTAGCAATTAGTTATCAAATAGTGACAGAGACACATAGAGGACAGCTGAGGTGCATTTCCGCA